In Methanococcoides sp. LMO-2, a single window of DNA contains:
- a CDS encoding uracil-xanthine permease family protein, with amino-acid sequence MKRIVLGFQHVLAMFGATITVPLVVGSAIGMQISEIAVLIQAVLLAMGVATLMQTFLGSKYPIVQGSSFAFIPGIIAIGSGMGMAAVQGALIVGGIIEGITGGLSLIGRLKRLFSPLVTGITIMLVGFSLAHVAVKYSVNFFVDPAGTSIFPSLFVAFLTFTTTILISLKAKGTLKAMPVISGALVGYIISIPLGLVDFSLVRELPFFSLPKLMPWGTPVFDISAIIILLFAFMVSIIESVGDYHAISTIADLPIDDKKVNKGIASEGFSCSIAGIFGACGTTSYSENIGLVALTRVSTLQVVQIGAGILILLSLIPKFSGLLATIPAPVMGGLTVALYGMIGVTGLKLIKDKVELNDRNTLILASSLVLGLGAPQLPPEFLAHFPQIAGSILASGMAVGAICAIIMDQLLK; translated from the coding sequence ATGAAACGGATCGTTCTAGGATTTCAACACGTACTGGCGATGTTCGGAGCAACCATCACCGTCCCGCTGGTGGTAGGATCTGCCATCGGAATGCAGATCTCGGAAATTGCCGTACTGATACAGGCCGTCCTGCTTGCCATGGGCGTGGCGACCCTTATGCAAACGTTCTTAGGTTCTAAGTACCCCATCGTCCAGGGCTCGAGCTTTGCATTCATTCCCGGCATTATCGCTATCGGTTCCGGAATGGGTATGGCTGCTGTCCAGGGTGCCCTGATAGTTGGGGGAATTATCGAAGGTATCACCGGCGGACTTTCTCTGATCGGCAGGTTGAAGAGACTATTTTCACCCCTTGTTACCGGTATCACGATAATGCTAGTAGGTTTTTCTCTTGCTCATGTTGCCGTTAAATATTCTGTCAACTTCTTTGTGGATCCGGCCGGAACTTCCATATTCCCCTCATTGTTTGTGGCATTTTTAACTTTCACAACCACCATACTGATCTCCCTGAAGGCAAAAGGGACCTTAAAGGCAATGCCTGTAATTTCGGGTGCACTTGTGGGTTACATCATAAGCATACCACTCGGACTTGTGGACTTCAGTCTTGTCAGGGAACTGCCGTTCTTCAGCCTTCCGAAACTGATGCCATGGGGAACACCCGTATTCGACATAAGCGCAATAATCATCCTGCTGTTCGCCTTCATGGTCAGCATCATTGAGAGTGTTGGAGACTATCATGCGATCTCGACCATAGCAGATCTCCCGATCGATGACAAAAAGGTCAACAAAGGAATTGCTTCCGAAGGATTTTCCTGTTCAATTGCCGGTATATTCGGAGCATGCGGTACCACCAGTTATTCTGAGAACATAGGTCTTGTAGCACTGACAAGGGTCTCAACCCTCCAGGTGGTGCAGATCGGTGCAGGAATACTTATTCTACTTTCATTGATACCAAAGTTCTCAGGCCTGCTTGCAACCATCCCTGCACCGGTTATGGGAGGATTGACAGTGGCACTCTACGGTATGATAGGCGTCACCGGCCTCAAGCTGATAAAGGATAAGGTCGAGCTCAACGACAGGAACACACTGATACTTGCAAGCTCACTGGTCCTCGGACTTGGTGCACCACAGCTTCCTCCGGAATTCCTGGCCCATTTTCCACAGATCGCTGGAAGCATACTGGCATCAGGAATGGCAGTGGGGGCAATATGTGCCATAATCATGGACCAACTGTTAAAATAA
- a CDS encoding DsrE family protein, with protein MTEVTKVLLLLKNMVYESTSPMETLRFANYYRNKGLDVVVIIFGPMGVILGKADKCGSPAYDDKIRECMEQGVQFKCCKLGASIIGMKEEELIPGIELIESHEIAEMLLEYCSEGQLIVTL; from the coding sequence ATGACAGAAGTTACAAAAGTATTACTGCTTCTCAAGAACATGGTCTACGAAAGTACCAGCCCCATGGAAACCCTTCGGTTTGCAAATTACTATCGCAATAAAGGTCTTGATGTTGTTGTTATCATATTCGGGCCGATGGGAGTCATCCTTGGAAAAGCTGATAAATGCGGATCTCCTGCCTACGATGATAAGATAAGGGAATGCATGGAACAGGGTGTACAATTCAAGTGCTGCAAACTTGGAGCATCCATTATAGGAATGAAAGAGGAAGAGCTTATTCCTGGTATTGAGCTTATCGAGTCGCATGAGATAGCAGAGATGCTTCTGGAATACTGTAGTGAAGGACAACTGATCGTTACGCTATGA
- the upp gene encoding uracil phosphoribosyltransferase: MFKDERWEGVYSFEDSPYLMEILTTLRSKQTKNIKFRKGLVKLGRYMGYELTKTMDFENIRIETPLEGTDGVAPGDRDHVLIITVLRVAIPLMEGLLKTFENAKVGIVSASRGKAPDFEIDMSYTKIPHITSKDTMIISDPMIATGSTLLKTVKELKKFGNPKRVIIVGILAAPEGIDAIKKELPEVEIYVTKIDRELNKKGYILPGLGDAGDRAYGEPLDISLPQMHNLE, translated from the coding sequence ATGTTCAAAGACGAAAGATGGGAGGGAGTCTATTCATTCGAAGATTCCCCATACCTTATGGAGATACTTACAACACTCAGGTCAAAGCAGACAAAGAACATTAAGTTCAGGAAAGGTCTTGTCAAGCTTGGCAGGTACATGGGATATGAGCTCACAAAAACAATGGATTTCGAGAACATCAGGATAGAAACCCCCTTGGAAGGAACCGATGGTGTGGCTCCGGGCGACAGGGACCATGTGCTGATAATAACTGTTCTCAGGGTCGCAATTCCTCTGATGGAAGGCCTCCTTAAGACATTCGAGAACGCAAAGGTGGGTATTGTTTCAGCTTCCAGGGGAAAGGCCCCGGACTTTGAAATCGACATGAGCTATACAAAGATCCCACATATAACCTCGAAGGACACAATGATCATCTCAGATCCTATGATCGCCACAGGCTCTACTCTCCTGAAAACGGTCAAGGAACTGAAGAAGTTCGGAAACCCCAAAAGGGTCATAATTGTCGGTATTCTTGCAGCTCCTGAGGGTATAGATGCAATCAAGAAGGAGCTTCCGGAAGTGGAGATATACGTCACAAAGATCGACAGGGAGCTTAATAAGAAGGGCTATATCCTCCCAGGACTTGGCGATGCAGGCGACAGGGCATAT